TCAACTACATCTATGGTCTTGGTGGAAGAGATGTCAAGACAGATGACATCGCAAAGGTTTATGACAGGCTTCTTGACATTGTCAAGACAGGAAATGTTGGAGAAGTTTACAACTATATTGGTGTGAGAGAATAAGGAGGTGCAAATTAAAGATGGCATACAATATAAAAGAGCTTGCTGCAAGACCTGAAAGGTTTACAGGCGGACACAGAATGTGTGCAGGGTGCGGTGCACCTGTTGCTGTAAGAGCAGTACTGCGTGCACTCAAACCAGAAGATAGGGCTGTTGTTGGTGTTGCAACAGGATGTTTGGAGGTTTCAAGCTGTATTTACCCATACACAGCATGGAAAGACTCATTCATCCACAGTGCATTTGAGAATGCTGCTGCAACAGTTGCTGGTGCTGAGGCTGCATACAAGGTTTTGAAGAAAAAAGGGAAGGTCCAGAGCGAGTTTAAGTTCATTGCGTTTGGTGGTGACGGTGGAACATACGATATTGGTCTTCAGTCTCTCTCTGGCGCAATGGAAAGAGGACACAACATGGTATATGTCTGCTATGACAATGGTGCTTATATGAACACAGGTATTCAGAGATCTTCTGCTACACCGCTTTATGCTGATACAACAACATCACCACAAGGCAAGGTTTTACCAGGTAAGATGCAGCCAAGAAAAGACCTTACAGAGGTTATGGTTGCGCATGGTATACCATATGTTGCACAGACAGCTTTCATCACACCAAACTTGAAAGATTTGATTGAAAAGGCTGAAAAGGCACTTTACACGAATGGACCAGCATTTTTAAATGTTTTGGCTCCATGTCCAAGAGGTTGGAGATATGAGACATCAAAGCTAATTGAAATTTCAAAACTTGCAGTTGATACATGCTTCTGGCCACTTTACGAGGTTGTAAATGGTCAGTACAGGCTCACTTACAAGCCAAAAGAAAAGCTTCCTGTTGTTGAGTTTTTAAAGACACAGGGAAGGTTCAGACACCTTTTCAAGAAAGGAAATGAACACTTAATTGAGCAGATTCAGCAGGAAGTTGACAGAAGATGGGAAAGACTTTTAGAACTTTGTGGTGAAAAATAAGCAATATAATAATATATATAGCATAAAGTAAAAAGGCTCTCTGCCTGAGAAGTTTGAAATGAGTTTTAGGCGGGGAGCCTTTTTGATATGTTTGTCTTTTATACTTTCACAATCAATGTTAAAATATATAAAAAGCAGGTTATGAGGTGAAAAGGTGAAGGTTGCATATTTAGGTCCTATTGGTTCATATTCATATGAAGCTGCAAGAAGGTTTTTTGCAGACGAACAAGAGAAAAATCTTGTAGCGTGTGACACAATAGATGATGTGTTTGAGACTGTTGAAGAGAATGAGGTTGAGTTTGGAGTTGTTCCTGTTGAAAACTCCATTGAAGGAAGTGTCTCAACAACCCTTGATTATCTTTTAAAGTCCAAGGTTTATATAGTAAAGGAAATAGTTTTGAAGGTAGAGCATTATCTTTGTGCAAGGGAAGAAGCAAAGCAAATTTTAACAATTGCATCACATCCGCAGGCGTTTTCTCAGTGCCATGACTATTTGAGAAAGAATTTCAAAGAAGCAAAATTGATACAGGTTAGCAGTACCTCATATGCTGCAAGGATGTGCTCAGGCGGTGATGTGGACGCTGCAATCTGTTCTTTATTTGCAGCACAGCAAAATAACCTCAAAGTTTTGGCTGGGCCAATAAACCACGACAATAATTACACCAGATTTTTTGTTATAAGCAAGAATCCTAACTTTGAAAAGGGAGAGAAAAACAAGACTTCAATTATCTTCTCCACCTATGACAAGCCAGGAAGTCTTTACAAAATTTTGGCTATTTTTAATCTTTATGATTTGAATTTGACAAAGATAGAGTCACGACCGGCAAAGACTAATCTTGGTGAATATGTTTTTTTTGTTGATATAGATGGATTTGTGGATGATGAAGATGTAAATGATGCGCTAAGAGTGGTTCAACGAAAATCTACATTTTTTAAGCTTTTAGGCTCTTATTCTGTTGTTTGTCCAGATTCGGAGAATAAAAATTAGTGGATGGATGTGGATGGAGTATGAACAATAAATTGCTAAAAGAAGGGCTTATATCAATAGTTACAGGAGTTTTTCAGATGGTTTTGTTTTTACTTCAGTTTAATCCCATTTTTGCTTTGGTAGGTTTTCCTCTTTACGTTGTAGCAGCTAAAGAAAATTTTTTAAAAAAGATGGCTATATCGTATGTTATTTCTGCCTTAATCATTATGATTCTTGGAAAATCCCCAATTAATTTACTTTTTATTCTAATAACATTTATCTTGCCGGTGTGCGTATTTTTGATTTTACGCGTTTCAAAAACTACTGTTATGGATTTTGTAATATACATCGCTGGATTTTTGTTCTATCATGTCCTTTTTATAAAGGCTATAAAAATTCTTTACAAGATAGATATCATAGAGCTTGTTCTTTCTATTCTAGAAGGCATTTTAAAAGGTTACTTTAACCCAGCTGGCGATGACAAACTGAATAAACTTGTGGAATTTTTGAAACTTTTGATGCCAGGATTTGTAATTGTTGAGGCAATCACATTTGCACTTTTTGGGTATTATATTACCAAATTTGTAGCAAACATGGTTGGAATTCAAAAGGAATTTTTACCTTTTTCAAAGCTATTTATGCCCAAAGAAGTGACAGTTGGAGTTGTTGTATTCTTTATTCTTTCTTTATTTTTGACAAGCATCAATGTTCTTTATATTATTGTGAGCAATATGACAATAATTCTTTCGTGGCTTTTATTTATTCAAGCACTTTCTTTGATGTATGCAGTCATAACTGAAAAAATTCGCTCACCGTTTATTGGAGGCTGGCTTTTTGCAGTCTTGATTATGTTCAGTATGCATTTTTTAATTTTCTTTTTGATGATGTTCATTGGTTTTTTAGACCTTATAGTTGATTTTAAAAAACGCAAACCAAAGAGGGTGGAATTGTGAAAGATAAAAAGTCTCACTTTAGATTTGATTTTTCTGTATCGCAAGCAGGTTTTATACTTTCGCTGCTTTTTGATTTTGTAATTATATATTTTAATATAAAAATTGGCTTAATTTGTCTTTCACTAATTGTTCTACTTACTATTTATAATATAAGGCTCAATAGAAAAAAGAACAAACAACTTTTAGAATATATAGAAACTCTCACACTTAATATAGACACAGCATCAAAAGATACACTTTTGAAGTTTCCATTTCCGATTCTTATTTCAGAGTACAATGGGGATATAATATGGTACAATCATAAATTCCTAAATACAGTTAAGAACAAGAAATTAATAGGCAAAAATCTTAAAGATGAGCTTCCTGAGCTTTATTCAGCCATATTGGAAGGAAAAAGCAAAGTAGAGAAATTTGAGTATGAGGGTAATTTTTTTGATGTTATGATAACCATTGTTGAGGTGGAGGAAGGCAAAAATGAAAAGAGGTTTTTAAACCTGTTTTACTTTGTTGATGTTACTGATTTTGTTCTTCTTCAAAAGAAATATGAAATCCAAAATGTTGTTTTTGGTTATTTGACCATTGACAACTATGAAGATGTTCTGAATTCAGCACCGGAGGTATCTAAATCTTCTATTGTTTCTGAGATAGAGAAACGTATTACTGATTGGTTTTACAATCAAATAAGGTCAGATGTGTTTTTAATGAAGTATGAACGGGACAAGTACTTTTTTATATGCAATAAAGAAGCCTTTTACAAGATGCAGGAAAGAAGATTTAATATTTTAGAGCAGATAAAGGAAGTGAATCTGTACAATAAGATAATTCCTACCATAAGCTGCGGTATAGGTATAAGGCAAGATTCTATATTCCAGGCACAAAAGGATGCAAGGACAGCTCTTGACATGGCGCTAAGCCGTGGCGGTGACCAGTTTGTAATATTCTACGGCGGCAAGTTTGAATTTTTTGGTGGTAAAACAAAAGAACACGAAAAACGCTCAAAAGTGCGTTCACGTGTTATGGCACAGACAATAAAAGAGATTGTGAAACATTCTGATAAGATATTTATTATTGGTCATCAGTACTTTGACCTTGACTGTTTGGGTGCAGCTGTGGGTTTGAGCAAGTTATGCCTGAATTTGGTCAAGGAAGTGTACATTGTAATTAATTCCTACAATCCTACAATTAAAAACTTTCTTCAGATGCTACTTGATGACCCTCAATACCAGAATATAATAATTGACCAGCAAAAAGCTTTGAAGATGAAAACCAAAACCTCTCTTTTGTTTGTGGTAGACACTCAAAGATCAAGTTACATCGATATGCCGCAGATGATCTTGGAGTTTGATAAGATAATCGTAATTGACCATCATAGAAGACCTGCCGACTGGATAGAGCAGGCTCTTATTTGCTATTCAGAAACATACGCTTCATCTGTATCTGAACTTGTTGCAGAGCTTTTGAGCTATGAAGGAATAAAGCTGAAAAAATTTGAGGCAGAAATATTATTAGCGGGTATAATGATTGACACAAGAGGATTTACAAAAAATGTTGGTGTGAGGACTTTTGAGGTTGCAACGTACCTCAGAGAGAATGATGCTATGCCGGAAACTATTAAAGAGTACTTAAAGGAAGACTTGGAAAGTTACATTTTAAAAAATCAGCTCATTTCCAACCTGGAAATCATATATAACAATATTGCGCTTGTGGTTGATTATTCACAAGTGTGTCGGGATAATGTTATAATAGCAAAGGTGGCAGATGAGCTTTTGAACATAAAAGGGATTGACGCTTCTTTTGTTGTGTGCAAAATAGAAAACAGTGTACTAATAAGCGGTCGCTCAAATGGCAAGATAAATGTTCAGGTTATATTAGAAAAGATTGGTGGTGGAGGTCATTTAGAGACTGCAGGGGCAAGACTTGAAAATATAAACATTGAAGATGCAAAAGAGGTTCTTTTAAAAGCCATCCAAGAGTATATTAATGAAGACCGAAACTTCTAATTAAAGCAAAAAGGAGTGGAGATTCTAACATGAAGGTTGTGCTTTTACAGGATGTAAAAGGATTGGGGAAGAAAGATTCAGTAGTTGAAGTAAACGATGGGTATGCCAGAAACTATCTGATTCCACGAAAGCTTGCAGTGCCTGCAACAGAAGGTTTAGAGAAACATTTAAAAGAGAAAAAAGAAGCTGAACAGAAAAAGAAGGAAAAAGAGCTTGAGGCTGCAAAGGATTTAGCAAGTAAGCTTGAAAAGAGTCAGATTATTATAAAAGCAAAAGCAGGGGAAAATGGAAAACTTTTTGGTTCAATAACAAACAAAGAGATTGCCGAAGAGATAAAAAAGCAGCTTGGATTTGACATTAACAAGAAGAAAATAGAACTTGACGACCCTATAAAGCTTATTGGAAGCTATGATGTTGTTATCAGACTATATCAGGGAGTTGTGGCAAAGCTCAAAGTTCATGTGACAGCAAGCTAAGTGAATATGAGGAAGTGAGAGAGAGATGGAGCCCGACATTGTTCAAAGTCAAGAAGGAATACCCGAAAACCGCGAAGCAGAAGAGGCGGTTGTAGGGGCAATGCTTTTGAGCCGCGAGGTAATTTCTGATGTTGCAGAGATTTTAACAGAAGAGGATTTTGCAACACCACAGCTTAAAGAGATTTTTTCTGCTATTATGGACCTTTTTGAAGAGGGCAAACCTGTAGATGTTATAACTGTAGCTGAAAGACTGAGAGAAAGAGGGACATACGAAGCAGTCGGAGGAAGTGAGTATCTGACAAATCTTGTTATAAATACTCCGACAACTGCAAATGCTACATATTATGCAAAGATTGTTGAAGAAAAGTCTCTTTTGCGAAAACTCATAAACTCTTCAATGAAGATTATTGAAAAGTGCAAGAGCCAGACAGAAAGAGTTGAAGATATTGTTGATTTTGCTGAAAAGACAATCTTCAATGTGATTTCTCACAAGAATTCAAAAGATTTTTCTCATTTAAAAGAGATTTTAATTGAAACCTACAACAAGATAGAAGAACTATACCTTAGAAAATCACATATAATAGGTGTTCCCACAGGATTTGCTGAGTTTGATAGAATGACAGCAGGTCTTCAACCATCAGACCTGATTTTGATTGCCGCAAGACCTGCAATGGGCAAGACAAGTTTTGCGCTAAATATTGTCCAGCACGCAGCACTGCGTGCTGGTGTTCCTGTTGCTATCTTCAGTCTTGAGATGTCAAAGGAACAGCTTGTAACCCGTATGATTTGCTCAGAAGCAATGATAGATAGTCACAAACTTAGAACTGGCAACTTAGAGGATGAAGAGTGGAAAAAGTTTGCAAAAGCTTTAGCACTTTTGTCAAACGCTCCAATTTATATTGACGATACACCTGCCATAACAGTTT
The sequence above is drawn from the Caldicellulosiruptor bescii DSM 6725 genome and encodes:
- a CDS encoding thiamine pyrophosphate-dependent enzyme, with product MAYNIKELAARPERFTGGHRMCAGCGAPVAVRAVLRALKPEDRAVVGVATGCLEVSSCIYPYTAWKDSFIHSAFENAAATVAGAEAAYKVLKKKGKVQSEFKFIAFGGDGGTYDIGLQSLSGAMERGHNMVYVCYDNGAYMNTGIQRSSATPLYADTTTSPQGKVLPGKMQPRKDLTEVMVAHGIPYVAQTAFITPNLKDLIEKAEKALYTNGPAFLNVLAPCPRGWRYETSKLIEISKLAVDTCFWPLYEVVNGQYRLTYKPKEKLPVVEFLKTQGRFRHLFKKGNEHLIEQIQQEVDRRWERLLELCGEK
- the pheA gene encoding prephenate dehydratase translates to MKVAYLGPIGSYSYEAARRFFADEQEKNLVACDTIDDVFETVEENEVEFGVVPVENSIEGSVSTTLDYLLKSKVYIVKEIVLKVEHYLCAREEAKQILTIASHPQAFSQCHDYLRKNFKEAKLIQVSSTSYAARMCSGGDVDAAICSLFAAQQNNLKVLAGPINHDNNYTRFFVISKNPNFEKGEKNKTSIIFSTYDKPGSLYKILAIFNLYDLNLTKIESRPAKTNLGEYVFFVDIDGFVDDEDVNDALRVVQRKSTFFKLLGSYSVVCPDSENKN
- a CDS encoding DUF2232 domain-containing protein, whose product is MNNKLLKEGLISIVTGVFQMVLFLLQFNPIFALVGFPLYVVAAKENFLKKMAISYVISALIIMILGKSPINLLFILITFILPVCVFLILRVSKTTVMDFVIYIAGFLFYHVLFIKAIKILYKIDIIELVLSILEGILKGYFNPAGDDKLNKLVEFLKLLMPGFVIVEAITFALFGYYITKFVANMVGIQKEFLPFSKLFMPKEVTVGVVVFFILSLFLTSINVLYIIVSNMTIILSWLLFIQALSLMYAVITEKIRSPFIGGWLFAVLIMFSMHFLIFFLMMFIGFLDLIVDFKKRKPKRVEL
- a CDS encoding DHH family phosphoesterase; protein product: MKDKKSHFRFDFSVSQAGFILSLLFDFVIIYFNIKIGLICLSLIVLLTIYNIRLNRKKNKQLLEYIETLTLNIDTASKDTLLKFPFPILISEYNGDIIWYNHKFLNTVKNKKLIGKNLKDELPELYSAILEGKSKVEKFEYEGNFFDVMITIVEVEEGKNEKRFLNLFYFVDVTDFVLLQKKYEIQNVVFGYLTIDNYEDVLNSAPEVSKSSIVSEIEKRITDWFYNQIRSDVFLMKYERDKYFFICNKEAFYKMQERRFNILEQIKEVNLYNKIIPTISCGIGIRQDSIFQAQKDARTALDMALSRGGDQFVIFYGGKFEFFGGKTKEHEKRSKVRSRVMAQTIKEIVKHSDKIFIIGHQYFDLDCLGAAVGLSKLCLNLVKEVYIVINSYNPTIKNFLQMLLDDPQYQNIIIDQQKALKMKTKTSLLFVVDTQRSSYIDMPQMILEFDKIIVIDHHRRPADWIEQALICYSETYASSVSELVAELLSYEGIKLKKFEAEILLAGIMIDTRGFTKNVGVRTFEVATYLRENDAMPETIKEYLKEDLESYILKNQLISNLEIIYNNIALVVDYSQVCRDNVIIAKVADELLNIKGIDASFVVCKIENSVLISGRSNGKINVQVILEKIGGGGHLETAGARLENINIEDAKEVLLKAIQEYINEDRNF
- the rplI gene encoding 50S ribosomal protein L9 — protein: MKVVLLQDVKGLGKKDSVVEVNDGYARNYLIPRKLAVPATEGLEKHLKEKKEAEQKKKEKELEAAKDLASKLEKSQIIIKAKAGENGKLFGSITNKEIAEEIKKQLGFDINKKKIELDDPIKLIGSYDVVIRLYQGVVAKLKVHVTAS
- the dnaB gene encoding replicative DNA helicase, whose amino-acid sequence is MEPDIVQSQEGIPENREAEEAVVGAMLLSREVISDVAEILTEEDFATPQLKEIFSAIMDLFEEGKPVDVITVAERLRERGTYEAVGGSEYLTNLVINTPTTANATYYAKIVEEKSLLRKLINSSMKIIEKCKSQTERVEDIVDFAEKTIFNVISHKNSKDFSHLKEILIETYNKIEELYLRKSHIIGVPTGFAEFDRMTAGLQPSDLILIAARPAMGKTSFALNIVQHAALRAGVPVAIFSLEMSKEQLVTRMICSEAMIDSHKLRTGNLEDEEWKKFAKALALLSNAPIYIDDTPAITVSEMRAKCRRLKLKEKGLGLVMVDYLQLMTARGRFESKQQEIAEISRSLKALARELNVPVLALSQLSRAPETRADHRPILSDLRESGAIEQDADIVAFLYRDEYYNPDTDKKHIAELIIAKHRNGPTGTIELLFLDKHTKFKDLEKNR